In a single window of the Nodularia spumigena CCY9414 genome:
- the gyrA gene encoding DNA topoisomerase (ATP-hydrolyzing) subunit A, whose protein sequence is MTTSQERIIPTDLRNEMSQSYLEYAMSVIVGRALPDARDGLKPVHRRILYAMHELGLMHDRPFRKCARVVGEVLGKYHPHGDTAVYDALVRMAQDFSMRSPLINGHGNFGSVDNDPPAAMRYTECRLQALTNLSLLQDIESETVDFIDNFDGSQQEPTVLPSRIPQLLLNGSSGIAVGMATNIPPHNLGELIDGLVALIHNPEITDLELMDYIHGPDFPTGAQVLGTSGIREAYTTGRGSITMRGVATIETVQQRGRQDREAIIITELPYQTNKAALIEKIADMVNEKRLEGIADIRDESDRDGMRIVIELKRDSYPRVVLNNLYKQTPLQANFGANMLALVNGKPEILNLKKFLEVFLDFRIESITRRTRYELRKAEARDHLLQGLLIALSQLDEIIVLIRHAPDAPTAKGELITNYGLSEVQADAILQMQLRRLTALEADKIRQEHEDLQTQIADLQDILARRERILEIIETEIAQLKESFSTPRRTVILPGEGEIDERDLIANEKAIILVTEQGYIKRMPVNTFEAQSRATRGKAAAKVKDDDTIEHFLTCCDHDSILFFSDRGVVYCLKAYQIPVSSRTSRGTAIVQMLPIPREEKITSIVPVDEFSREEYLVMLTKGGNIKKTELASFSNIRANGLIAISLEEGDQLRWVRRARVEDSILVGSRLGMAIHFRCTHEQLRPLSRATRGVRAMKLKKGDELVGMDILPAAILDTLNTDEPETAEIEAVEIEAVEIEAVEIEAVETENQEETAEVTSTGSIGPWVLVITMGGYGKRVPVAQFRLQNRAGQGLMATKFKNRKGKDKLATLRIVNNDHDEIMMVTKRGIIIRQAVNAISIQSRSATGVRVQRLDEEDAINGVAIVPPDAVDDVDVVEEAE, encoded by the coding sequence ATGACAACCTCACAGGAGAGGATTATCCCGACAGACTTGCGGAACGAAATGTCCCAGTCTTATCTGGAATACGCCATGAGTGTTATTGTGGGTCGGGCGCTCCCAGATGCCAGGGATGGTCTGAAACCTGTGCATCGTCGCATCCTCTACGCAATGCACGAGTTGGGTCTGATGCACGATCGCCCGTTTCGGAAATGCGCCCGTGTAGTCGGGGAAGTGTTGGGTAAATATCACCCCCACGGCGATACAGCAGTGTATGATGCTTTGGTGCGGATGGCACAGGATTTTTCTATGCGATCGCCCCTAATTAACGGGCATGGTAACTTTGGTTCAGTAGACAACGATCCGCCGGCGGCAATGCGGTACACAGAATGTCGCTTGCAAGCCTTAACGAATCTATCCCTACTGCAAGACATTGAATCAGAAACCGTAGATTTCATCGATAACTTCGACGGTTCCCAACAAGAACCCACAGTATTACCATCACGCATCCCCCAATTATTGCTCAATGGTTCGTCCGGAATTGCCGTGGGGATGGCTACCAATATTCCTCCCCACAACTTGGGCGAATTAATTGATGGTTTGGTGGCACTGATTCATAATCCAGAGATCACCGACCTGGAGTTAATGGACTATATTCACGGGCCGGACTTTCCCACCGGGGCGCAGGTTTTAGGAACATCTGGCATTCGGGAAGCTTACACCACTGGACGCGGTTCCATTACCATGCGTGGTGTCGCCACCATTGAAACCGTCCAACAACGAGGACGGCAGGATCGGGAAGCAATTATTATCACCGAACTGCCCTACCAAACCAACAAAGCGGCGTTGATTGAAAAAATCGCCGATATGGTGAATGAGAAGCGGTTAGAGGGCATTGCAGACATCCGCGACGAAAGCGATCGCGACGGTATGAGAATCGTTATCGAACTGAAACGCGATTCTTATCCCCGTGTAGTCCTCAACAACCTCTACAAGCAAACCCCACTGCAAGCCAACTTTGGGGCAAATATGCTGGCGTTGGTGAATGGGAAACCGGAAATTCTCAACCTGAAGAAGTTCTTAGAAGTCTTCTTAGATTTCCGCATCGAATCCATTACCAGACGCACCCGCTACGAACTGCGAAAAGCTGAAGCCCGTGATCATCTCTTACAAGGGTTATTAATTGCTTTATCCCAGTTAGATGAAATTATCGTTTTAATTCGTCACGCACCCGACGCACCCACAGCCAAAGGAGAGTTAATTACCAACTACGGGCTGTCAGAAGTGCAAGCTGACGCTATTTTGCAGATGCAGCTGCGACGTTTAACTGCCCTAGAAGCAGATAAGATTCGTCAAGAACACGAAGACTTACAAACGCAGATTGCAGATTTGCAGGATATATTGGCACGGCGAGAACGGATACTAGAAATCATTGAAACCGAAATCGCTCAGTTAAAAGAGAGCTTTTCCACACCCCGGCGCACAGTAATTTTACCCGGAGAAGGCGAAATAGATGAGCGTGATTTGATTGCCAATGAAAAAGCGATCATTTTAGTGACAGAGCAAGGTTACATCAAACGGATGCCTGTCAACACCTTTGAAGCTCAAAGCCGTGCTACCAGAGGTAAAGCTGCTGCTAAGGTCAAAGATGATGATACCATTGAGCATTTCTTGACTTGCTGCGACCACGATAGTATTTTATTCTTTAGCGATCGCGGTGTCGTCTACTGCCTCAAAGCCTATCAAATTCCCGTGAGTTCGCGTACCAGTCGCGGTACAGCCATTGTACAAATGCTGCCCATTCCCAGGGAAGAAAAAATCACCTCAATTGTCCCCGTAGACGAGTTTAGCCGGGAAGAATATCTAGTGATGCTCACCAAGGGCGGCAACATTAAGAAAACCGAACTAGCCTCATTTAGTAACATCAGGGCTAACGGCTTAATTGCCATTTCTCTCGAAGAAGGCGACCAACTGCGCTGGGTGCGACGGGCGCGAGTAGAGGACAGCATCTTAGTTGGTTCTCGTCTAGGTATGGCCATTCACTTTAGATGTACCCATGAACAGTTGCGTCCTTTAAGTAGAGCAACTCGTGGAGTCAGGGCTATGAAACTGAAGAAAGGGGATGAATTGGTAGGAATGGATATACTTCCAGCCGCCATTCTGGACACCTTAAATACAGATGAACCCGAAACCGCAGAAATCGAAGCCGTAGAAATCGAAGCCGTAGAAATCGAAGCCGTAGAAATCGAAGCCGTAGAAACCGAAAATCAGGAGGAAACCGCAGAAGTAACAAGTACCGGCAGTATAGGCCCTTGGGTGTTGGTAATTACAATGGGCGGATATGGCAAACGCGTTCCAGTGGCTCAATTCCGACTGCAAAACCGTGCCGGTCAGGGTTTAATGGCTACCAAATTCAAAAACCGTAAAGGCAAAGACAAATTAGCCACTTTACGCATTGTTAATAATGATCACGATGAAATCATGATGGTAACAAAGCGTGGTATTATCATCCGTCAAGCAGTGAATGCGATTTCTATACAATCGCGGTCAGCCACTGGCGTAAGAGTGCAGCGTCTCGATGAAGAAGATGCCATTAACGGTGTAGCCATAGTTCCTCCTGATGCAGTTGATGATGTTGATGTGGTGGAAGAAGCTGAGTAA
- the lnt gene encoding apolipoprotein N-acyltransferase, producing MWWKKLSKKHREKLKVLLPYFIALASGVSMGLTVAPVGAWFLAWIALAPLWVLVLTSTSSPLLLALAWGVGYHGVALSWITGIHPMNWLGVPWLPSLAITLFCWSFISLYGGSLVTLWAAAMTRFTVKNTWQRVLFGTAIWCALESLWSASPLWWSSLAYTQSPHNLVILHLGQLSGANTVTAAIVAVNGFIAEAWINAKTSSAPLRFVKNKNLTSAAAILITLHLLGFYLYSRPLAQPPEAALKVGIIQGNIPNEIKLIPQGLRQAIAGYTTGYYNLVDQGVDAVLTPETALPYFQRDLPNTSLVQAVTEKGVVAWVGAFGQRERSYTNSLFTFTGNGEIFSRYDKTKLVPLGEYIPFEGIFGGIVQRLSPLNAHQVPGKTNQIFDTPFGRAIVGICYDSAFPELFRRQAAVGGQFILSASNDAHYTASMPFQHHALDMMRAIETDRWSVRATNTGYSAFVDPHGRTLWLSGYNTYQTHAQTIYRRQTQTLYVRWGDWLTVLLLGLNIFIYTVFFIKKA from the coding sequence ATGTGGTGGAAGAAGCTGAGTAAAAAACACAGGGAGAAGCTAAAAGTCTTACTCCCTTACTTCATCGCCTTAGCCAGTGGTGTATCAATGGGGCTAACAGTAGCCCCAGTCGGTGCATGGTTTTTGGCATGGATTGCCCTAGCGCCCCTGTGGGTATTAGTTCTGACCTCTACCTCATCTCCCCTCCTCCTAGCCCTCGCCTGGGGTGTGGGCTATCACGGAGTCGCCCTATCCTGGATTACTGGCATTCATCCAATGAATTGGTTGGGCGTTCCTTGGTTGCCGAGTTTAGCAATTACCCTATTTTGTTGGTCATTTATCAGCCTTTACGGGGGTTCCCTCGTTACCCTCTGGGCGGCTGCTATGACTCGTTTCACTGTAAAAAACACTTGGCAACGTGTTCTATTTGGTACAGCCATTTGGTGCGCCTTAGAAAGCCTTTGGAGTGCAAGCCCCCTGTGGTGGAGTTCACTAGCTTATACCCAAAGTCCTCACAACCTCGTAATATTACACCTCGGTCAACTCTCCGGCGCGAACACAGTCACAGCCGCCATAGTTGCAGTCAATGGATTCATAGCCGAAGCATGGATAAACGCCAAAACTTCCTCTGCGCCTCTGCGGTTCGTAAAAAATAAAAACTTAACCTCCGCCGCAGCAATATTAATCACCCTACACCTCCTGGGTTTTTACTTATACAGCCGTCCCCTAGCCCAACCACCAGAAGCCGCATTAAAAGTGGGAATTATTCAAGGTAACATCCCCAACGAAATTAAACTTATACCCCAAGGTTTGCGACAGGCGATCGCAGGTTACACCACCGGATATTACAATCTAGTAGATCAAGGTGTAGATGCAGTCCTCACCCCAGAAACCGCCTTACCATACTTCCAGCGTGACTTACCCAACACCAGCTTAGTGCAAGCAGTGACAGAAAAAGGCGTAGTTGCTTGGGTTGGAGCTTTTGGACAAAGAGAACGCAGCTATACAAATAGTTTATTTACCTTCACTGGTAACGGTGAAATTTTCAGCCGCTACGACAAAACCAAATTAGTCCCATTAGGCGAGTATATACCCTTTGAGGGGATTTTCGGCGGGATAGTTCAACGCTTATCACCTTTAAATGCCCACCAAGTCCCAGGTAAAACAAATCAGATATTTGATACCCCCTTTGGTCGGGCGATAGTTGGTATCTGTTACGACTCGGCGTTTCCTGAATTATTTCGCCGTCAAGCTGCGGTCGGTGGGCAATTTATTCTCAGTGCTTCTAATGATGCTCATTATACCGCATCTATGCCATTTCAGCATCACGCCTTAGATATGATGCGGGCAATTGAAACCGATAGATGGTCAGTGCGGGCGACGAATACGGGATATTCAGCCTTTGTAGATCCTCATGGTCGCACTTTATGGTTATCTGGATATAACACCTACCAAACTCATGCCCAAACCATATACAGACGGCAAACTCAGACTTTGTATGTGCGTTGGGGCGATTGGTTGACAGTTTTGTTGCTGGGTTTAAATATATTTATTTATACTGTTTTTTTTATAAAAAAAGCATAA
- a CDS encoding helix-turn-helix domain-containing protein — protein MSEHQANAEVKVTDHEIGQFLTPFQRRLLQKRLQADLPNSYRQRIEIMLLADQGKSQAAICQILGCCPATVRHWMHIARTGMAHQWQDCPIGRPKVVNEAYLQRLQELVLNSPRDYGYAFGRWTVNYLGKHLAQEFGIEVSDRHIKRLLKQMGLSTRPITNNNQETVKENAASNSILIYDLKSENIPENNGFMPIELTKLAKESETYGAKSIQFCTFSRTDQPGVRSFFVRSRISELLPTI, from the coding sequence ATGTCTGAGCATCAAGCTAATGCAGAGGTAAAAGTTACAGACCATGAAATAGGTCAATTTTTAACACCCTTTCAACGGAGATTATTACAAAAAAGGTTACAAGCAGATTTACCTAATTCATATCGACAACGCATTGAGATTATGCTACTCGCAGACCAGGGAAAATCTCAAGCAGCAATTTGTCAAATTTTAGGCTGTTGTCCAGCCACAGTCAGACATTGGATGCACATAGCCCGGACTGGTATGGCTCATCAATGGCAAGATTGTCCCATTGGTCGCCCTAAAGTGGTAAATGAGGCATATTTGCAGCGTTTGCAAGAATTGGTGCTTAATAGTCCCCGTGATTATGGTTATGCTTTTGGGCGGTGGACGGTTAACTACCTTGGTAAGCATTTGGCTCAGGAATTTGGTATTGAAGTGAGCGATCGCCACATCAAGCGACTACTCAAGCAAATGGGATTATCCACTCGACCCATAACCAATAATAACCAAGAAACAGTCAAGGAAAATGCTGCAAGTAATAGCATCTTGATTTACGACCTTAAATCCGAAAATATCCCCGAAAATAACGGATTTATGCCCATTGAATTGACCAAATTAGCTAAGGAATCAGAAACCTATGGTGCAAAATCTATCCAATTCTGTACTTTCTCCCGAACAGATCAACCAGGCGTTAGGTCATTCTTTGTCCGCAGCAGAATTTCAGAACTACTACCAACAATTTAA
- a CDS encoding ABC transporter transmembrane domain-containing protein → MSNVKPGESFGEFTLFPEANFQPYGARASVNVQLCFIPSTVLSALMIKYPQIRNHLFAKANAINSNLVNSEELLTSPQQSILPTPVIEPQLSKKISKAYLPSPTQRVGHLFQKTIRRYPFFAQQSGSDCGAACLVMVSRYWGKRFSVNRLREIANVDRNGASLRGLSTAAESIGFSTRPVKATLNKLAEQKLPAIVHWEGKHYIVVYEITPKSVIVADPGIGQLTLSHAEFTANWTGYTLLLQPTAFLKDTQETITPFWQFFELIKPHSLVMLEVFAASVFIQIFGLITPLFTQLILDRVVVQRSELTLFAVGLGLLIFSLFRVAMMGLRQYLLDHTAHKLDVALIVAFIRHTLRLPLSFFESRYVGDIISRVQENTKIQRFLSGEALSILLDLITVFIYVGLMWWYSWKMALLALVIVPPFFLLALIATPFLRRISRDIFNAYATESSYLIESLSGVRTVKSTAVEQTVRWHWEELLNKRVKTSFSGQIIGNRLQIFSNLIEAVVTTGLLWYGAYLVIQNQLTIGQLVAFNMLLGNVITPFKRLTVLWNELQEVIIAVERINDVLDTEPEEDLQHQIRQSLPPIQGHIRFDNVTFRYHPEGDINVLENLSFTVKPGQMVALVGRSGSGKTTISKLALGLYPPTDGKVLIDGHDITSLSLRSLREQVGVVDQDTFLFGSTIRENISLGQPGANLSAIIEAARLAGADEFIKKLPMGYESQIGEGGGMLSGGQRQRIAIARALLGNPSLLILDEATSHLDAESERIIQNNLNTILKGRTTLLIAHRLSTVRNADLILVLDRGLLIESGTHEELMAKRGHYFYLNQQQLDNVA, encoded by the coding sequence ATGTCTAATGTAAAACCTGGAGAATCTTTTGGGGAATTTACCTTATTCCCAGAAGCTAACTTTCAGCCTTACGGAGCCAGAGCAAGTGTCAACGTACAACTATGCTTTATTCCGTCCACAGTTTTGTCAGCCTTGATGATTAAATATCCCCAAATCCGAAACCATTTATTTGCCAAGGCTAATGCAATTAATTCCAACCTAGTAAATTCAGAAGAATTACTGACATCTCCTCAACAGTCAATTCTTCCAACACCTGTCATAGAACCACAGCTATCAAAAAAGATTAGCAAAGCTTACCTCCCCAGTCCCACACAGCGCGTCGGACATTTATTCCAAAAAACCATTCGCCGTTACCCGTTTTTTGCCCAACAAAGTGGATCAGATTGTGGAGCAGCTTGTTTAGTAATGGTGTCTCGTTATTGGGGAAAACGGTTTAGTGTCAATCGCCTGCGAGAAATCGCCAATGTTGACCGCAATGGTGCATCCTTGCGCGGTTTATCCACAGCCGCAGAAAGTATTGGCTTTAGTACCAGACCAGTAAAAGCCACTCTCAACAAGTTAGCCGAGCAAAAATTACCAGCAATTGTTCACTGGGAAGGCAAACATTACATTGTTGTTTATGAAATTACCCCCAAATCCGTCATTGTCGCCGACCCAGGCATTGGTCAATTAACCCTTAGCCATGCTGAATTTACAGCCAATTGGACTGGCTATACACTGCTGCTGCAACCCACAGCATTTTTAAAAGATACCCAAGAGACCATCACCCCCTTTTGGCAATTCTTTGAATTAATCAAGCCCCACAGCTTGGTGATGTTGGAAGTATTTGCTGCATCTGTGTTTATTCAGATATTTGGACTGATTACCCCATTATTTACTCAATTAATCTTAGACAGAGTAGTAGTTCAACGTTCAGAACTCACCTTATTTGCTGTCGGTTTAGGGCTACTAATTTTCAGTTTATTCCGTGTAGCCATGATGGGGTTACGACAATATCTATTAGACCACACAGCCCATAAGTTAGATGTGGCTTTAATCGTGGCTTTTATTCGCCATACCCTGCGTCTACCCCTGAGTTTCTTTGAATCCCGTTATGTCGGTGATATCATCTCTCGTGTCCAAGAAAATACCAAAATTCAACGCTTTCTTTCCGGTGAAGCCTTATCTATCTTACTAGATTTAATTACAGTATTTATCTATGTGGGATTGATGTGGTGGTATAGTTGGAAAATGGCACTTTTAGCTTTAGTAATTGTGCCGCCTTTTTTCCTGTTAGCATTGATTGCTACCCCCTTTTTACGCAGGATTTCCAGAGATATTTTTAACGCCTATGCAACTGAAAGTAGTTACTTAATTGAATCTCTTTCTGGCGTGAGAACAGTTAAATCTACAGCAGTAGAACAGACAGTCCGTTGGCATTGGGAAGAATTATTAAATAAGAGAGTTAAAACCAGCTTCTCAGGGCAAATTATTGGCAATCGTTTGCAAATTTTTAGTAATTTAATTGAAGCAGTTGTCACCACTGGTTTACTATGGTATGGGGCATATTTAGTAATTCAAAATCAGTTAACTATTGGACAACTCGTAGCATTTAATATGCTGCTAGGAAATGTGATTACCCCATTTAAAAGATTAACAGTTTTGTGGAATGAGTTACAAGAAGTTATCATTGCCGTCGAGCGGATTAATGATGTATTAGATACAGAACCAGAAGAAGATTTACAGCATCAAATCAGGCAATCCTTACCACCAATTCAGGGTCATATTCGCTTTGATAATGTCACATTTCGTTATCACCCAGAAGGTGATATTAACGTTCTAGAAAACCTCAGCTTTACCGTAAAACCAGGACAAATGGTGGCTTTAGTCGGTCGTAGTGGTTCAGGAAAAACCACTATTTCTAAGTTAGCTTTAGGCTTGTATCCACCTACCGATGGTAAAGTATTAATTGATGGACATGATATTACCAGCCTTTCCTTACGTTCCTTACGGGAACAAGTCGGGGTAGTTGACCAAGATACATTTCTATTTGGTAGCACAATTCGAGAAAATATTAGCTTAGGACAACCAGGGGCAAATTTATCAGCAATTATAGAAGCAGCACGATTGGCGGGGGCTGATGAGTTTATCAAAAAGTTACCTATGGGCTATGAAAGCCAAATTGGTGAAGGTGGGGGAATGTTATCTGGTGGACAACGACAAAGAATAGCCATAGCAAGAGCATTATTAGGTAATCCCTCACTATTGATTTTAGATGAAGCCACTTCTCATTTAGATGCTGAATCAGAACGCATAATTCAAAATAACTTAAATACCATTCTCAAAGGCAGAACCACATTATTAATTGCTCATCGTCTCTCCACTGTCCGCAATGCAGATTTAATTTTGGTACTAGATAGAGGTTTGTTAATTGAAAGTGGTACTCACGAAGAGTTAATGGCTAAACGGGGACATTATTTTTATCTCAATCAACAACAATTAGATAATGTCGCTTAA
- a CDS encoding HlyD family efflux transporter periplasmic adaptor subunit translates to MPETLNQTVNNEYNQDQLANPAISTDDWSHVTKDLLDSLPQVWTRGLLYFLIVFVSIILPWAILSRVDETGVARGRLEPQGKTVRLDAPVAGTVADIQVKSGDVVKAGQTLLVLESELVTSELRQTKDRLEGQLNRLAQLNLLKNQLIVALATQRQQNQSQELEKQSQIDQARQQLSAIKSSSNLQKEEKSSQVNQAKQSVEFSQTANKLIASRLASSQREVKRYLQLWEQGVIPETTVVEKQDIAQEQERLYEQSKSEIEQAKLRLAEQQSSYERTITQFNADIEQAELRLNEQENGYKTLTHAGELAILRTEEQLKNIDTEVSTLNAEIAQTKSQIQSLEFQITQRVVKANVTGTLFQLPIEKAGSVVQPGTMIAEISPIGSPLIVRAQMATTESGSLRQGLPVKLKFDAYPFQDYGVIAGELLEISPTTTEIDTPNGKVAAYNLEIAINQDCIPSNNQCIPLNPGDTATAEVIVRQRRIIDFLLDPFKQLQQGGVKL, encoded by the coding sequence ATGCCAGAAACCTTAAATCAAACAGTCAACAACGAATATAATCAAGATCAACTTGCCAATCCAGCTATCTCAACCGATGATTGGTCTCATGTCACCAAAGACTTACTGGATAGCTTACCCCAAGTTTGGACAAGAGGATTACTATACTTCCTGATTGTCTTTGTATCGATAATTTTACCCTGGGCAATTCTTTCGCGGGTAGATGAAACAGGTGTAGCTAGAGGAAGATTAGAACCCCAAGGTAAAACAGTCAGACTAGATGCGCCTGTTGCTGGAACCGTGGCGGATATTCAAGTAAAATCAGGCGATGTAGTAAAAGCTGGACAGACTCTATTGGTACTAGAATCAGAATTAGTTACATCTGAGTTACGACAAACAAAAGATAGATTGGAAGGGCAATTAAATAGATTAGCACAATTAAATTTATTAAAAAATCAGTTAATTGTAGCTTTGGCAACTCAGCGACAACAAAATCAATCTCAAGAGTTAGAGAAACAGTCTCAAATCGACCAAGCCAGACAGCAGTTGAGTGCAATTAAAAGTTCATCTAATTTACAAAAAGAGGAAAAATCATCCCAAGTCAATCAAGCAAAGCAAAGTGTTGAATTCAGTCAAACTGCTAATAAATTAATCGCTAGTCGTTTAGCCAGTAGTCAACGGGAAGTTAAACGCTATCTTCAGCTTTGGGAACAAGGAGTTATCCCAGAGACTACAGTCGTAGAAAAGCAGGATATAGCTCAAGAACAGGAAAGGTTATATGAACAAAGTAAGTCAGAAATTGAACAAGCGAAGTTAAGGTTAGCAGAACAACAGAGTAGTTATGAGCGCACTATTACTCAATTTAATGCAGATATTGAACAGGCTGAATTACGGCTCAATGAACAAGAAAATGGTTACAAAACATTGACTCATGCAGGGGAACTGGCTATACTAAGAACCGAGGAGCAACTGAAAAATATAGATACAGAAGTTTCCACACTCAATGCAGAAATTGCTCAAACTAAGAGTCAAATTCAATCTTTAGAATTTCAAATTACTCAACGAGTTGTAAAAGCCAACGTCACCGGGACTTTATTTCAGTTACCAATTGAAAAAGCTGGTTCTGTAGTGCAGCCAGGAACAATGATTGCAGAAATTTCTCCCATAGGTTCTCCTTTAATAGTTCGAGCGCAAATGGCGACAACTGAGAGTGGTTCCTTACGTCAGGGTTTACCAGTAAAGTTGAAATTTGATGCCTATCCTTTTCAAGACTATGGAGTTATTGCCGGTGAATTATTAGAAATTTCTCCTACTACAACAGAAATAGATACACCTAATGGCAAAGTAGCAGCTTATAATTTAGAAATTGCCATTAATCAAGATTGTATTCCTAGTAATAATCAATGTATTCCTTTAAACCCTGGGGATACAGCAACGGCTGAGGTAATTGTGCGTCAGCGCCGGATTATTGATTTTCTGCTTGATCCGTTTAAGCAGTTGCAGCAGGGGGGTGTGAAGTTGTAG
- a CDS encoding peptidylprolyl isomerase, protein MSQPITITKEDIIHQVKLSCKIPELVEQIVSRKIILAAAEEAGIKVDTEELQKAANLLRLQNQLTSAEDTWKWLEKHGLSIDEFEEIVYINIMIGKLSQHLFADKIEPYFFENQLNYAGVVMYEVVLDDEDLALELFYAIKEGEMSFYDVAHQYIQDVELRRKGGYLGVLRRQDLKPEISAAVFGAKPPQLLKPIVTANDVRLIFVEEIIQPELDDKLRFQILSDLFSGWLKHQIGEIEDQTNFELSN, encoded by the coding sequence ATGTCACAACCCATCACAATTACCAAAGAAGATATTATTCACCAAGTTAAGCTATCCTGCAAAATTCCTGAGCTAGTTGAGCAGATTGTTAGCCGTAAAATTATTTTAGCTGCTGCGGAGGAAGCAGGGATAAAAGTGGATACAGAAGAATTACAAAAAGCAGCGAATTTATTGCGCTTACAGAATCAACTCACCAGTGCTGAAGATACTTGGAAATGGTTAGAAAAACATGGCTTATCTATAGATGAATTTGAAGAAATAGTCTATATTAATATAATGATTGGCAAGTTAAGCCAACATTTGTTTGCAGATAAAATAGAGCCTTACTTTTTTGAGAATCAGCTAAATTATGCTGGTGTCGTCATGTATGAAGTTGTTTTGGATGATGAAGATTTGGCGCTAGAACTTTTTTATGCAATTAAAGAAGGTGAGATGAGTTTCTATGATGTGGCTCACCAATATATTCAGGATGTAGAATTGCGGCGTAAAGGGGGATATTTAGGAGTATTGCGTCGCCAGGATTTAAAACCAGAAATATCTGCTGCTGTGTTTGGTGCAAAACCACCTCAGTTGCTTAAACCTATTGTGACAGCTAACGATGTACGTTTGATTTTTGTGGAGGAGATTATACAGCCGGAATTGGATGATAAGTTGCGTTTTCAAATTTTATCAGATTTGTTTTCGGGATGGCTAAAACACCAAATTGGAGAGATAGAAGATCAAACTAATTTTGAGCTAAGTAATTAA
- a CDS encoding T3SS effector HopA1 family protein, translating into MQLLDTGLTGQLLEVIEDIVEKVEIKSDFSIHNPDYKPLDLPLEVVERFQKMPNQIQQKYLGLQLRSFIYGIYYNGSMRSALALDAEGNNLPQDLENNSFLGVDLGFYDRLHNSNQGEGYFDSAWYVLREETDGTLAVTKGALRLHIEREKHLQNIEKAAVVGDIVAIHLPKNRVQNGFYMAVGNQGFTRLEDEQNNSVTVRIYFNFTPECAVAVMGSLTEQLNSLKIPFSFKVLYNPQDYGRHDSGVLYFDKSDYQEVRGILQRVYGENKSYFKSDVPLFTMQLAPGLGLAEEPDQKFVEKESFGMNRCQIVANGLLKAWYQGDNSVDARMQAICAEFSTLGIDLQRVHLNAGSEDIYQLLA; encoded by the coding sequence ATGCAATTATTAGATACTGGTTTAACTGGACAATTACTAGAAGTTATCGAAGATATTGTTGAGAAAGTTGAGATTAAATCTGATTTTTCTATACACAATCCAGATTACAAGCCTTTAGATTTACCACTTGAAGTAGTTGAGCGGTTCCAAAAAATGCCCAACCAGATACAGCAAAAATATCTCGGTTTGCAACTACGAAGTTTTATTTATGGCATTTATTATAACGGTTCCATGCGAAGTGCATTGGCACTAGATGCAGAAGGAAATAATCTACCCCAAGATTTAGAAAATAATAGTTTTTTGGGTGTGGATTTGGGATTTTATGATCGGTTACACAACAGTAATCAGGGAGAGGGTTATTTTGATTCTGCTTGGTATGTTCTCCGAGAAGAAACCGATGGGACATTAGCGGTTACTAAAGGCGCATTAAGGCTACATATTGAGCGAGAAAAACATCTGCAAAATATCGAAAAAGCGGCTGTAGTGGGTGATATCGTCGCCATTCATTTACCCAAAAATCGAGTGCAAAATGGCTTTTACATGGCCGTTGGTAATCAGGGTTTTACTCGTCTGGAAGATGAGCAAAATAATTCGGTAACTGTGCGGATTTACTTTAATTTTACTCCTGAATGTGCTGTAGCAGTCATGGGTAGTTTGACTGAGCAATTAAATAGCTTAAAAATCCCTTTTAGTTTTAAAGTTTTGTACAATCCCCAGGATTACGGACGACATGATTCAGGGGTATTGTATTTTGATAAAAGCGATTATCAGGAAGTGAGGGGAATTTTACAGCGTGTATATGGGGAGAATAAATCATATTTTAAGTCAGACGTTCCTTTATTTACAATGCAGCTTGCACCGGGGTTAGGTTTGGCTGAAGAACCAGACCAAAAATTTGTTGAAAAAGAAAGTTTTGGGATGAATCGCTGTCAGATTGTAGCCAATGGGTTATTAAAAGCTTGGTATCAAGGGGATAACTCAGTTGATGCTAGAATGCAGGCCATTTGTGCAGAATTTTCGACTTTGGGAATTGATTTACAACGAGTTCATTTAAATGCTGGTTCTGAGGATATTTATCAGCTTTTGGCTTGA